In Nicotiana tabacum cultivar K326 chromosome 11, ASM71507v2, whole genome shotgun sequence, a single window of DNA contains:
- the LOC107792364 gene encoding uncharacterized protein LOC107792364, protein MNRSFRAEESGQRQRQQLMGSIRSSDEELSLFLEMRRREKRNNNLFLQKPDEFDPLGSKNGTSPAFNIASAAPVRRSRADDFLNADNDKSDYDWLLTPPGTPLFPTLEMESRKTVMSQLGTYRAHPTALTSRLTNTLPEATARSNIASRQLASSPGLNSSSSSLRRPSSSGGSRPSTPTGRPTLSSSRSTMTSASRSTSNAATKAMTSTATSKTMSTTTTSRSSRSVTPTSRATMTSAKPTVPSRSSTPTARSNARSSTPTSRASITASKSTSRAATPTRRPTSMSSTTNTTIPPVKPLSSSSGTKSAITASRNSAALRASSPTVKPRPWKPSDMPGFSLDAPPNLRTSLSDRPVSATRGRPGAPNARSSSVEPTSNGRIRRQSCSPARGRPPNGVHSSGSSVPVPSMSRLHAKANDNVSPVMVGTKMVERVINMRKLVRPKQDDKHSPHSNLSAKSSSPDSSGFGRSLSKKSLDMAIRHMDIRQRIPGNLRPLMTNIPASSMYSVRSGPSRSRTSRSISVPDSPLATSSNASSEVSVSNNAVYFDGSEIDDDISSDKGVRSPASVHGR, encoded by the exons ATGAATAGAAGTTTTAGAGCAGAGGAATCTGGGCAAAGGCAGAGGCAGCAGCTAATGGGGAGTATTAGGAGCTCAGACGAGGAACTATCGTTGTTTCTCGAAATGCGGAGAAgggaaaaaagaaataataatctttttcttcaaaaacctgaCGAATTTGATCCCCTTG GATCAAAAAATGGTACTTCACCAGCATTTAATATTGCATCAGCTGCACCCGTTCGGAGGTCTCGTGCTGATGATTTCCTTAATGCTGACAATGATAAATCGGATTATGACTG GCTTCTAACACCTCCAGGTACTCCTCTTTTTCCTACTCTAGAGATGGAATCGCGAAAAACTGTGATGAGTCAGCTGGGAACTTATAGAGCTCATCCAACTGCATTGACATCTAGA TTAACGAATACTCTCCCAGAGGCCACTGCAAGAAGCAACATAGCATCTAGACAGCTAGCTTCCTCTCCTGGATTAAACTCTTCAAGTTCAAGTCTTCGAAGACCATCTTCTTCAGGTGGATCAAGACCTTCAACTCCGACTGGTAGGCCAACATTAAGCTCATCTAGATCCACCATGACTTCAGCATCTAGATCCACATCCAATGCTGCAACCAAAGCGATGACATCCACTGCAACCTCTAAAACAATGTCAACCACTACGACATCTAGATCATCAAGGTCTGTGACACCTACTTCTCGTGCCACTATGACTTCTGCAAAACCCACTGTTCCTTCAAGATCTTCAACACCTACTGCAAGGTCCAATGCAAGGTCATCAACACCAACAAGCAGGGCCTCAATTACTGCATCGAAGTCCACATCCAGGGCAGCAACTCCTACTCGTCGGCCAACGTCAATGTCAAGTACAACAAATACAACTATTCCACCTGTTAAACCTTTGTCTTCCTCTTCGGGTACCAAGTCAGCTATAACTGCATCACGAAACTCTGCAGCCCTGCGTGCCAGTTCCCCAACTGTGAAACCCAGACCATGGAAGCCTTCAGATATGCCAGGGTTCTCCCTTGATGCTCCACCCAATTTAAGGACATCACTATCTGATCGGCCAGTTTCAGCTACAAGGGGCAGACCAGGGGCACCAAATGCTAGATCTTCATCTGTTGAGCCAACTTCAAATGGAAGGATCAGACGACAGTCATGCTCTCCAGCAAGAGGACGTCCTCCTAATGGTGTGCATAGCAGTGGAAGCTCTGTTCCTGTCCCATCCATGAGCCGTCTACATGCTAAAGCCAATGACAATGTTAGTCCTGTCATGGTTGGGACCAAGATGGTTGAAAGGGTAATAAATATGCGGAAGCTGGTTCGTCCGAAGCAAGATGACAAACATTCTCCACATAGTAACTTATCTGCAAAGTCTTCGTCACCTGATAGCTCAGGCTTTGGAAGATCATTATCGAAGAAATCCTTGGATATGGCTATAAGACATATG GATATAAGGCAAAGAATCCCGGGTAATCTGCGTCCATTGATGACTAATATTCCAGCATCCTCTATGTACAGTGTGAGATCAGGGCCTAGTAGAAGCAGGACAAGCAGATCAATAAGTGTACCTGACTCTCCACTTGCCACGAGCAGTAATGCTAGTTCTGAAGTGAGTGTTAGTAACAATGCAGTGTATTTCGATGGAAGTGAAATTGATGATGACATTAGCAGCGACAAAGGTGTTCGATCACCTGCCAGTGTGCATGGGAGGTGA
- the LOC107792366 gene encoding uncharacterized protein LOC107792366: MRLVFCTINLTLSNQFSSPLFSSTFKKMIFPSHTENFQLSYSCHLYALKYTVFLSLLAFFLPTYALCSSTIQVGGNETDRMSLLAFKNMIIDDPLRIMDSWNETIHFCDWPGVSCGRRHRRVTVLDLSSLKLRGTFSPSIGNLSFLHVLELQNNSFSGEIPSELGYLHKLQVLRLDNNSFTGHIPSNISGCFNLFSVVLSYNMLAGIIPAELGTLLKLQQLFLVSNYFTGRIPPSLGNLSTLDTFLASKNNLVGKMPDELCQLSNLKYFVVNENNLSGTLPPCLFNHSSMVAIDVGTNHIEGNLPPLFGITLPNLQFLSIHRNNITGNIPVTLSNATKLEFLVAGRNGLTGKVPPLGNLLNMRRFLVAYNHLGKGEDDDLSFLNTLANATSLELLELNTNNFGGALPASVSNLSSELIELSLSYNQISGKLPRGISNLKKLEALFGAYNRFYGEIPSEIGDLINLQELALLGNQLSGQIPISFGNLASLTRLSLRENNLQGRIPSSLGKCHNLGLLDLGSNNISGFIPSEILEISSLSEGLDLSHNHLTGILQKEIGKLSNLGYLNLSDNKLRGRIPTTLGTCLKLEALDLNNNNFQGSIPSTMSNLRGLELLVLSQNNLSGEIPRFLKDFKFLQVVDLSSNNLEGAVPIGGIFNNGSIVSIIGNKNLCGGIPELDLPDCSAEVKKEKKSGFPLKIVIPVVSGLIGLTCIVCFLGIRPLGGSRKAPVTDTRENSTIRVSYQCLLRETDGFSASNLLGVGAFGSVYKGISEDDGTVFAVKVLDLSHHAASRSFLAECEILKNIRHRNLVKVLSACSSIDYEGNEFKAIVYEYMDKGSLQEWLHFTPDQESHEHKKLGFLQRLSIAIDVACALDYLHNDCQPPIIHRDLKPSNILLDENMTGHVGDFGLARFIPPAIHNSSANPKSSTGVSGTIGYTPPELGMGSDASIYGDLYSFGIMLLEMFTGRRPTDEMFKDSLNLHNYARASLPDRVIHITDPILLQERDELGKEYKLVNNRSSATDLFLSFLVSVIQIGVTCSVESPKERRRISDVVGELNSLRKLFLEQAYWKEQV, encoded by the exons ATGAGACTAGTGTTTTGTACAATCAATCTTACTCTCTCTAACCAATTCTCCAGTCCACTTTTCAGTTCTACatttaaaaaaatgatttttccaAGTCATACAGAGAATTTTCAGTTGAGCTACTCTTGTCACTTGTATGCTCTCAAGTATACTGTTTTTTTGTCTTTACTGGCCTTCTTTTTGCCAACCTATGCTCTCTGCTCATCTACAATTCAGGTGGGAGGCAATGAAACAGACAGAATGTCACTGCTTGCGTTCAAGAATATGATCATTGATGATCCCTTGAGGATCATGGACTCATGGAATGAAACCATCCATTTCTGTGACTGGCCTGGTGTTTCATGTGGTCGCCGTCACAGACGAGTCACTGTTTTGGATCTTAGTTCTCTGAAACTGAGAGGTACATTTTCACCAAGTATTGGAAATCTGAGCTTTCTTCATGTCCTTGAGCTCCAAAATAATAGCTTTTCAGGTGAAATCCCATCAGAGCTTGGCTACTTACATAAGTTACAGGTTTTACGCCTTGACAATAACTCATTCACTGGTCATATTCCTTCAAACATTTCTGGTTGCTTCAACCTTTTTTCTGTTGTTCTTTCATATAATATGCTGGCAGGCATAATTCCAGCAGAATTAGGCACCTTGTTGaaacttcaacaactttttcttgtttctaactatTTTACAGGACGTATTCCGCCTTCTCTTGGTAATCTTTCTACACTTGATACCTTTTTGGCAAGCAAGAACAATTTGGTAGGCAAAATGCCTGATGAATTATGCCAATTGTCTAACTTAAAGTACTTTGTAGTAAACGAGAACAACCTGAGTGGAACCTTGCCTCCTTGTCTTTTCAATCATTCGTCTATGGTAGCCATTGATGTTGGAACAAATCATATAGAAGGGAATTTGCCTCCATTGTTTGGTATCACTCTTCCTAATTTGCAGTTCCTCAGCATTCATAGAAACAACATAACTGGAAACATTCCAGTAACATTATCAAACGCCACAAAACTTGAGTTTCTTGTTGCTGGTAGAAATGGGCTCACAGGAAAAGTACCGCCCCTTGGAAATCTGCTGAACATGCGGAGATTTTTAGTCGCTTACAATCATCTTGGGAAGGGGGAGGATGATGACCTCAGCTTTCTCAACACATTGGCGAATGCCACCAGTTTGGAGCTTTTGGAGCTCAATACAAATAACTTTGGTGGAGCCTTACCTGCATCTGTTAGTAATCTTTCGTCTGAACTAATAGAGCTTTCGCTGTCTTACAATCAGATTTCTGGAAAACTCCCAAGAGGGATATCCAATCTCAAGAAGCTAGAGGCTTTATTTGGGGCTTACAACAGATTCTATGGTGAAATTCCATCTGAAATTGGGGATCTAATAAACCTGCAGGAGTTGGCTTTACTTGGAAATCAGTTGTCAGGCCAAATTCCAATCTCTTTTGGAAATTTAGCTTCCTTAACCAGACTCAGTTTAAGAGAAAACAATCTCCAGGGTAGAATTCCTTCCAGCTTAGGCAAGTGTCACAATTTGGGACTATTGGATCTTGGCTCAAATAACATTAGTGGTTTCATACCATCAGAAATTCTTGAAATTTCATCCTTGTCAGAGGGCCTCGACCTATCTCATAACCACTTAACCGGGATCCTTCAGAAGGAAATCGGGAAGTTGAGCAATCTAGGCTACTTAAACCTGTCTGATAACAAGTTGCGAGGCCGAATTCCTACCACTCTAGGTACTTGTCTGAAACTTGAAGCACTAGACTTGAACAACAACAACTTTCAGGGTAGTATTCCTTCAACCATGAGTAATTTGCGAGGCCTGGAACTTTTAGTCCTTTCTCAAAATAATCTGTCAGGTGAAATCCCAAGATTCTTGAAAGACTTCAAATTTCTGCAGGTTGTAGATCTGTCTAGCAATAATTTGGAAGGTGCAGTCCCTATTGGAGGTATCTTCAATAATGGTAGTATTGTTTCTATTATAGGAAATAAAAATCTCTGTGGGGGTATACCAGAGTTGGACCTTCCAGATTGCAGTGCAgaagtaaagaaagaaaagaaatcagGTTTCCCCTTGAAAATAGTAATTCCAGTAGTCAGCGGGCTTATAGGGTTGACATGTATAGTTTGTTTTCTTGGCATTCGACCGTTAGGTGGATCGAGAAAAGCACCAGTTACAGATACACGTGAAAACTCGACCATAAGAGTATCTTATCAGTGTCTCCTTAGGGAAACTGATGGATTCTCTGCATCAAATTTGCTGGGCGTGGGTGcttttgggtctgtatataaaggaatttctgaagacgaTGGTACAGTTTTTGCTGTTAAGGTACTGGACCTTTCACACCATGCAGCTTCCAGGAGTTTTTTAGCGGAGTGTGAGATTCTGAAGAACATAAGACATCGTAATCTTGTAAAGGTGTTAAGTGCATGCTCAAGTATTGATTATGAAGGTAATGAATTCAAAGCTATAGTTTACGAATACATGGATAAAGGGAGTCTGCAGGAGTGGTTGCATTTCACTCCTGATCAGGAGTCACATGAGCACAAGAAGCTAGGATTTCTTCAAAGATTAAGTATTGCCATTGATGTTGCCTGTGCTCTGGATTATCTTCATAATGATTGCCAACCCCCAATAATTCACCGTGATCTGAAGCCAAGCAATATTCTCCTCGATGAGAACATGACTGGACATGTTGGTGATTTTGGTTTGGCAAGATTTATTCCACCAGCTATTCACAACTCTTCAGCAAATCCAAAAAGTTCTACTGGTGTTAGCGGAACTATTGGGTATACACCTCCAG AGTTGGGTATGGGAAGTGATGCCTCAATCTATGGAGATTTATACAGCTTTGGCATAATGCTCTTGGAAATGTTTACTGGGAGGAGACCAACTGATGAAATGTTCAAAGATAGTTTAAATCTTCATAACTATGCTAGGGCTTCTTTACCAGACAGAGTGATACATATAACAGATCCCATTCTTCTCCAGGAAAGGGATGAACTAGGAAAGGAATACAAACTTGTTAACAACAGAAGCAGTGCCACTGACTTATTTCTATCATTCTTAGTTTCGGTGATTCAAATTGGAGTTACATGCTCTGTAGAATCTCCAAAAGAACGAAGGAGGATTAGTGATGTCGTTGGAGAACTCAATTCATTGAGGAAGTTGTTCTTGGAGCAAGCATACTGGAAAGAACAGGTGTAA